The nucleotide window CAGGCGGTGGTGCCTTTACTAGGGTCCAGACACAGCTCGTCTAAGCGTTCCTCGTAGATTTTCTCGTGACTGACCGTGTAAAAGCGCACGATGCTGTAATTGCGGTGGGCTGCATCGGTTTCGATGGTCCAGTAGCCCATGCCGGGCTGCTTGGCATCTTCCGTGTAGAGAGTAGATTGGGCAGTGGCAGCCGAAACAGACAAACCAAATACAACGGCCAGCATGCTCAGACGGGAAATCAGGGAAGTTTTCATAGCTCAGGAAGGTGATGTTGGAAAGTGAAGGGCAGCCGCACCCGCGACCAACCAAAAAGGCAAGCGTACTACTGAAATAGAAACCAGGGAAACAGCAAGCTACCAGGTACTTATCGTTGATCAACAACGGGGTAACTTCGCCAACCAGAGATGGTTACTTCCGGGCCACCGATAAGGCCAGAACCTGGGAGTTCATCGGCTGCAGGCTCAGGGTACCCAGGGCTACGTGGGCTTGCTTAGGGCTGAAGGTCACCTTGGGCTGCTGAATTTGATACCCCAGCACCGTCGTGTGCAGGGTATAGCTGCCGAAGGGCACGTTAGCCAGGCGGAAAGTGCCGTCGGCGCGGGTTTGGGCGCTGCAGGTCAGCTGCTTACCCCCGCTTACCAGGACTACATTGGTACCCGGAATGGGTTCGTGGGTGTCGGCATCCCGCAGTACGCCGGTCAGGGTGCCGGACTGTGCAGTGGGAGTGGATGAGCCCTGCACGCCGGAAATCAGCAGGGCAACGAACATAAACACGGCGAGGGCACGGAAAGCAAAGGAGGTTTTCATAGCTAAGGCAGAAAGACAAGGGTGAAGACAAAGGCCAGCCAATGCGCGTCCAAACAGCCGCGGTTCTGTTCCGGACGAGTAGCCGGTGCAACGCAAAAAGCAGGGAGTTCAAGCCCGGACAGTGGCTGCTAATGCAACCTGCTGAGGGTCAGGGCCCCGACAAGGCAGGGCAATTCTGGTGGCGGTAGGTCCGGAAGCGGCTTTCAGGCCGTTTCCCCGCTAGGCAGAGTGGAAGAACATGACAAAGGTAACATATGGTACTATGTGATGCAAGGTAGTTTTAAAATTTATTTTCATTTGCTTGAAAATCCTTGCACTTAGAGGGGAAAAGTCACGACAAATTGGAGTTTGAAGGACGGCTCATGCACTATTGCCTGCATCACGGTAATAAGATGGCGACCAAGCGCAAAGGGCTGCCTAAGGCCGGAACTTTTTTTATATTCACGCTTCTGAATAGTGATTAACAGATTGAATATCTCGTATTTAGAATAAATAAAAAATCCTCGCCGCTTCTCAAAAAGAGAAAGGACGAGGAAGAAATAGGAGGCCGGCGCTGATAAGCCAGCCCAAGTCAAGGACTATTTAGCCGGCTTTACTTCCTGACCATTCCGGAAAGTGACTTTTTTGCTCACGGCTTTGCCATCGG belongs to Hymenobacter cellulosilyticus and includes:
- a CDS encoding beta-sandwich domain-containing protein; the encoded protein is MKTSFAFRALAVFMFVALLISGVQGSSTPTAQSGTLTGVLRDADTHEPIPGTNVVLVSGGKQLTCSAQTRADGTFRLANVPFGSYTLHTTVLGYQIQQPKVTFSPKQAHVALGTLSLQPMNSQVLALSVARK